The DNA window TCTTCAGTGCAGCAGGTGTTCCAgctgttctttgtttttttaaaccaagaGAAGCGGAATAAATGTCCTGAGGGCTGGTATTGTAAAGAATGCTGATGAAGTAAACACCCCCCAACCCTAATACGTCTAAAATACAAGTTTGTTAGTTTTGAGAGAGTAAACAGTGACTAAATGGCTCCGTTGAAGTGACACAAACTGCTATTGAGGCTACTAAGAGACATACTCTACCAGAGATGTGTTCAGCTACTGACTGGGGTCATCTAGACTACAGATTCAAGATATGCAAGTTGGTGTGGAGGGTCACAGTAATGGGCTCACATGCCGGTTTGATGGCCCAACAAAGCGGGCATTGAGAACTGCAGTTTGTGCGTCTTTACACTGAAAATATGTGTTATCAGTTTGGGGTTCTTTTGGTTAAAAGAGAAGTAAAGGAACATAGTTGGAAAAAGGCACCTCCATCCTCTTCTGCAGGAAAGAAAGTCATCATCCAGGAAGCTGCTTACTGTGATGAAGAACAGAAGCACAAAGGCTAGTGAGCAGTGTGCTTACAATAACACATTACAAGATAAACTGAAACCTACATCCCATATTTTCACCTGACACATAGGAATGTAGACGTGTAGGATTGAAAGGATCAGTTTTAATAAACGCGTCATGTGCGACATCATGCTCTGACTACCACTTAGAAATGCATCAAAGGCTCAGTACCTCATTTGGAACTACTGCATTTGCATCCTAAGAAGGCGTCGCCTACCCTGGGTAGCACAGTTTAAAAACCCATGTTAGAGATTGTTTCTTAGTTACTATAAATAATTAATAGAGCATCCTGATAACTGGTCTTTAAACCCTTCTCAAAACACTGCAACACTGAAACCAAGATCAGGATATATGAGAAAAACCCATGGATTAATCTGTGGTTACTcgcaaagaaaaaaatcagattATCTGATACCTCAGAAGCAGAAATGGTGTCGTCGTCTGGAGTTGGGATGATTCTACCAGTCATGGACCCCACTCCAAGCACCTTGGGTGACTTATCAGCTTTAGGTGTTCCTTCCAGGACCACAACAATGTACTCTCTCTCCGGAGCTTCTGCGAGGGTCTCAGGAGCCGGTTCTTCAACGACCATAGGGCTCGCTACTTCTGCAGCGATGGTTGCCAGAACCTCTTCAACTGCGGTGGAGACTGGTTCTTCAGCAAGTGCTGTGGTCACTTCAGGTTCTGATGGTACCAAGACTTCCTCATCAACTGGTGAAGCCTCTATTGGGGCCTCTTCAACAACCTCCATTGGTGCTGGGGCCTCTTCAACTGGTGCAGCCTCTACTGGTGCTGGGGCCTCTTCAAATGGTGCAGCCTCTACTGGTGCCTCTCCTACAACCTCTACTGGTGCTGGGGCCTCTTCAACTGGTGCCTCTTCAACTGGTGCAGCCTCTACTGGGGCCTCTTCAACGTCTACTGGTGCTGTGGCCTCTTCAAATGGTGCAGCCTCTACTGGTGCCTCTTCAACTGGTGCAGCCTCTACTGGTGCCTCTTCAACTGGTGCAGCCTCTACTCGGGCCTCTTCAACGTCTACTGGTGCTGTGGCCTCTTCAAATGGTGCAGCCTCTACTGGTGCCTCTTCAACAACTGGTGCAGCCTCTACTGGTACTAGGGCCTCTTCAACTGGTGAAACCTCTACTGGTGCGGTGGCCTCTTCTGCTGGCTTAGTAGCCTCTTCAACTGCTGTAAGGGACTCGTCGATGTCTTGAATTACTTCAGTGATCTTTGGTACTTCTAGAGCAGAAGCAGCTGCCAGCGGCACTGAAACACAAAATCCAGCCATCCAAACATCACTGATGCCAAagttgtatatatatttttcctcaCATTAAGTTAAGTTTGTGGTGGTTTTACCACATTGAGTGCCAGCAAATCTATGTGGGGAATTGTGACACCATGCAAGTGTAATCTCAGCGCCCATTAGTAGAAGAATGAGAGAAAGCAAATGTCCAAAAGGAAAGCAGAGATAGTCACTAAGGGCAACAATGTAGTGCGAGAAATCGcttctctgtggaggaaaaacGTGCATTTCATATTCCCCAAAACATGTTGTGCTGATACGCAGTATTAGAGCAGAGACTGGGATGAATGCAAGCGCAACATTCTTTAGGTCATCGTGCACATGTTAAACCGTGCAAAAGGTAGCGTTGCATCCTGACCAACAGGTCACAGTGAGTTCTGATGTAGAGTTTATTAAGTGTGCATTTTAATCAAGCTGAAATGCTTAAAGGTTTACATCTGCAAGTCCTATGTAGAGTTAcattcaataaaatatattttaaactaGAAAGAATAGAAAATGTCCTTACTTACAATCTcttaaacaatttaaaagacCAATTCAGACAAATTAAAGACGGCAGTATACCTTTTCACTTTCAGGAAGGTTTTATTTAGTGGCTTTATGACTGACTCTGTAATGTTCAGTTataagtcaaataaaaatatgatcACATATGGTTTAAATCCCCCGATGAGCTGTCATGAGATTCACATTATactgaagattaaaaaaatagcaCACTGTAGAAGTTACAGTCATCTTATTTTTCTGTAGGATAAACACAACTGCTCTGCGACACATGGCAGGAAAGTACAACATTACAGAGGTTTATAATTAAATACACTGTCAAATAGCTTTATGGCCTTCAGAACCAAAAAACACCAGTGATAAAACAGTATTTAAGGCCCAATTCTCAACTCCCAGTTACCTGTGTGTGATCATATGAACCAAATTTATATGTATTGATGGCAAAGTCAGCTCTTTTCTATTCCTGTTAACTTTGGACACAAGTGTTCAGTGATCACATTTATTTCACCCATAACTGCAAATGAGTCAAATAAAGACCTTGTTGCCACTTTGGAAATGTTTCAATGGTGTGCAGCTGTAGACCAGGAGGAACCTGAGGAGGAGGTTATAATCCGAACAAATATAGACATCGCACACGCTGGTCTACGctgcacacaaaagaaaaaaatgcttcTTTGTACAATGCTGGGCTCTATTGCCACTCCAATAAATATGAgagaaaatgatgaggaaatgaGTTTTAGGAAGACAAAAAGATGAGAAGAGAATGATGCACAGGTGGGGAATCCAGGCATCGAGGAGAAGCAGCTAACCTCTAGTGGTTCTATCAGTGTGATCAGTGGCTCTTTAATTTGTCTCCCTAGAATGACTGAGTAGAGCTTCAGGCCTCAGAGgaagctgcctcctcctctaccAGCTCAGGTGAAGAAGTCGTACCGTTGCTGTCGGGCTCCTCAGCGGCTGGTTCTGCAGCGGCTTGGGGGACCGCTTCGGCCGCGTTAGCCACCTCTTCCGCGACCGTCTCCACTTCACGTGCGACCTCTGCAACTTCCTCTGCCGCCTCGGCGACCTCCTCCGCCGCCTCGGCGACGATCTCGGCCACCTCGGCAACGACCTCGGCGACCTCCTCGACTACGGTCTCTCCTTCGCCCTCAGCGGCAGCCTCCACTTCGCCGGCGTCCTCAGCTgccacttcctcctctgcagctggaacaagaagaagcagaaggagcGCATTAGCCAGAGCCACTGATCAGCCCGCCTCCCTCAGCGGTGCTAATCAGCGCGTTCCTTCTACGCACAAACAcggcatgttaaaaaaaatgagccaagcaaaacaccttttatttcaaatataaaatattttagtgaccagtttaaaaagcagcataattctggattattattattgagtttGCGGTAGCTAGATTTCCATCCAGTGTTTTATGAACAATCAAAATGTGGTAGGGCTGTCACGCTATGAGGAATTTAGTTCATCCACTTGTGTCCAAAATGTCATCTCTTAATCACTTCTTTGGAATGGTCACAATTAGCACGGCCAGAACATGAACTCTCGAGTTGGGCCAAATATAAGATTTGTGACGTCCCAGTGACAAGATTTGCATCAAGTGTGAGTGCAGGCGGACATTTGTGCCAAATGAGGGAGGTGTTTCTAAACATCAGGTCAATGAGTGGACCGGACAGAGCCACGGCACGCTCTGTGGGTTCCATGGGGATAGTTTGTACAGTTCCGTAGCCTTAGTGTCTTCGTTTCATTCAAACTCTTTACCACGTGGATGACAAAAAGATGTGTGGTGGGTAACTTTGTCAAAGATAAAGGGTGTTTGGATGTCAGGTGCTGTCAGATGGGTTAAAATACAGATGTGCAACTCTCCTTGACTAAGTTGGTGGGGTTACACGTGCATCCAGTGCAGACGTTTGTCATCAACTGTCAGGCCTGTTTAGGCTCTGAGATCCGGATCTGTCCGGCCCAGGTGGCCTGGCTCTCATCTGCAGATCGCAGTGAAATGTGGACAGCAGGTCCAGACTGGTAATGAAATCATTGTCCCCAAAGAGAGGACCAGAGGTTGTGTTAAAGTTTCATCACACACATCGTGGACCAGCAGATCACAAGAGTTGCGTTTGTGTACCTCGTCAGACAAGGTGTTTTTTACCTGTGTAAAAAATGACACAGATGGCCAGTTGGATGGAAACATAGCTACTAATAGTAGGTGGAGCCAGAAGTGCTCCTTCTAAAAAAGCCACTTCAACCCCCTCCGCCCACCCACAGTAAATCAttattttggaagaaaaaatatCGGATTCACAACACTAAACCGCATGCAAACCAAAGACAGGGGAGGAGCATGacagggtggggagggggagggacgggggtGCGGGTCAAGGTGCAGGGTAGAAGGGGTGAAGTTGAATCTTGGGTCTTACCATCCGATTAACAAACTACGTGCTACCTGGAGCTCCGACAGCGGGTCATCCACACTGACCatcagcaaccccccccccccccctcccccgagccgTGGGAGTCCTGAGCGATGACTTGACAGTTTCAGCATACGGGTAAAATCATCGAGACCCCAGTACACACTCTAAGTTATGACATTGGAAAGGGACCATACCAACTAGGCCATCAGTGGGAATCACTTCAATGTTATACAATAACATGCTTATCGCTACATGGTGGAAGCCGGGAAggagttatattattattattaaaataatatatattatatattttgggGGATTTATGACTACTTTATGATACATTTTCAGGAAGGCCTATTTCATTGGATCATTGAGTGCTGACTCATCACTAGCGCTGACAGACAGCTGCTTCAGTCTGGTTTCCGCCTAGATGTTCATCACCAGCTCAGACTTTGTACAAACTTTGTTTGTATTCATTCAAATTGGACTTTCCAGCAGTGGACATCCTGACCTCCTCCTTTTAGAAAACTGTCCAGGATCCATATCCAAGGAAGAAGCCTGCAGATGTTCTATCTGCTATAAATGTTGTTATTCTATATGTAGATCTATTTTCAGACTGACAAACAAGAGTTACAACCTACTGACAAACAGGTTAACCAAGTCTCAATAAATAGCcatttatttgaattatttttgaagTGGCCCTTTGGAGGCTTCAAATACAGTTGATGTATAACCCCTCACCAGATACATCTACAGCACACGTTCAACCCTTGGATGGCCAATGCTCGCAACAGTGCATGCTAATGTGTAGGATATTAATGCTAAGCGTCACAAGGTTAATGTCCagttaaaacaaatctttttttttgttcttcaaaccCAGACTGATGTTGAACAGCGATGAAGtccattgaataaataaaaatccagACACTTCCGTGGGGTCCATTTATCCTCTTCAAAAGGGGTTACACTTAAaattttactaaatgaacagtGAAGAGAATGAAGAAAGTTGAAGGGAATCAATATCCTCTACAGACTATTGGTTCTCTTTCTTatcgggggaggagggaaggggtggtgggggctgggggggtgggggctgggggggtggggggggtgtccctTTTCAAATCCAAAGGATCCAGTTCTAGGCGGGACATCCATGCGGCCACAGAGGACCTTAGCGCTACCTTACACTGAAAAGAGCAAAGACACAGaattagagagagaaaaaaaaaagccctgttCAATTTACACAAGGTCATTGTGATGATCAACCACAGAAGCGGTGCGGGTGGGAATGagtaaaaatcaaaaaggatgAGCTGCTACGCTGCTATGCTCTGGTGAGGTAGATGAGAAGAAGCTTTAGTCGTAGGCAGGCTGGGACACAGTCCCCAGGTGGTCTCACATGGACCAGGGACAatgggatttgtttttcttctgaagcCTCTTAATAACACAGAGAGGTAAATGGGAGACAGCAAAGAGGGAGTTATGGTATTAAGTGGTATCAAAGGAAGGGACCGATAGAGACTCTGGCCCGATCCCAATGTCCCCCTAAGGCCTTACACCCTGGTCCCTCAAGGACTTACTCAGTCCCCTGGTAGATGAGGTTGAGAGGCTGAAGGGCTTGAAATTGTAGAAATACAAATGGGACAGCTTCTGGCTTATGACGATGTCATAATATGTTATGTACTATCTACCCGATTTGAACGCCTTCCAGGCACCCTCCTCAAAAGACATTTCTTagattataatataataatataatctgTTTTTGATGTGTTTCGATCTTCAATCATTAACCCTCCATTTTTCTGTGTAAACACAATAAGCCGGACTGAACACTTACGTGCAGTCCTCATCTTTACCTTTTTCATAAGTTTCCAGCTTCACTATTAACATCACATGGCTATGAATTATGGGAAATTATGTAAGGAAAGTGTTCATTAAGGGCCCAAAATGTTTTGAACAGAGACCACCACTAGCTGAGTGGACATTGGGACTGAACTAAACGTGGCGATGGGGATTGGCCCGGAGTCTTCTGGCCCGTTGGGGGAGATTCAGGAGTTGGAACTTGGATCACCTGGGAGGACAGAACGGTCCAACTGGGACCGGCCCGAGTACAACCATGCTCTACAAAGATGTTAAGGATGAATATGGGAAGCGTCAAAGCTCAGGATGCATGAATGCTGCACATGTATTTATGGTGCTTTAATAAAACCATAGAAACTCATTTAATGTTTGCTTTCTGAGAACCTTTCTCTGCTTTATCTTGTATTGATTGAGCTCACCAGTAGAATCcattacattatttattcattcatgtattttgCAGGGACAATGCACACTACAGGTGTAAGTGAGCCAGAGAGGctaatttccatctgctgtccccGGCCAGCTGTTTTTAAGGCGGTCGGGACTGACTGATATCCTTATTTCGGAGTCATGCTCATAATTTGCCCACCCCTCATTGGTTCAGAAGTCACCAGACTGACAGCGGCACTGGAAACATATGACACGGTTTCAATTTTAATACCATGTAACTTTACCACTCGGTTGCAAACAAATTGCTCTGACTTCACTGCCAGTTCTGGTAAATAAAATCTGCTACAAAATGACTTTAATGAAGCAAAGGTTTCCCAGTGTCATCCAGCCAGTCAAAAGGGTACATCCTTCAAGTCCTCGCAGAAAGGATGCTAAAACTAAGAGCGTCTCAACGTCCATTTGCCCCGCTCactcaacagcatttttgtGTGAACGACCAGAGGCAAATGTTAGCCAATCAGTGCAAGTTTTCACCAATGGAAGACAAATAAGTCAACCATGAATATCAGCTTTAGCGCTTTAGTCTGCAGCTCGCTCAGTACTGACGTGGATGCAATGTCCTCACAATTGCCAAATTACCTTCCCGCTGTCAACGGGCTAATGTTGGAACTATAAgagttaaaaaaagataaacataCACAGCGCTTAATGCCATCATGTGGTTGGGTTAGTAACAGGAGCCCAGAGAGGAGACGCCCAATCGCGCCCATCCCCTGAGTCCCCCTGAGCCCCAGACAGCAGGTGAGTGAGCATTCAGCAGGTGTTCAGGCAGTGTTACTGAAAGGAAGGACAACGGAGTGAGACCACTTACCCTCTCCCTCGTCCTTGCCTGCaagcaaacacaaacatcaCTTCAGATTC is part of the Pungitius pungitius chromosome 2, fPunPun2.1, whole genome shotgun sequence genome and encodes:
- the mgarpa gene encoding fibrous sheath CABYR-binding protein isoform X1, with amino-acid sequence MFSCRAAWQKCGPLARKAAYRLPRDVVQRRPMSSTPGGSGENIVYALMCGGAFVGAVAYAYSTLSTDGARFNDRISEINARPKTEWVPKPWPPKSKDEGEAAEEEVAAEDAGEVEAAAEGEGETVVEEVAEVVAEVAEIVAEAAEEVAEAAEEVAEVAREVETVAEEVANAAEAVPQAAAEPAAEEPDSNVPLAAASALEVPKITEVIQDIDESLTAVEEATKPAEEATAPVEVSPVEEALVPVEAAPVVEEAPVEAAPFEEATAPVDVEEARVEAAPVEEAPVEAAPVEEAPVEAAPFEEATAPVDVEEAPVEAAPVEEAPVEEAPAPVEVVGEAPVEAAPFEEAPAPVEAAPVEEAPAPMEVVEEAPIEASPVDEEVLVPSEPEVTTALAEEPVSTAVEEVLATIAAEVASPMVVEEPAPETLAEAPEREYIVVVLEGTPKADKSPKVLGVGSMTGRIIPTPDDDTISASEGRRRLLRMQMQ
- the mgarpa gene encoding fibrous sheath CABYR-binding protein isoform X2; the protein is MFSCRAAWQKCGPLARKAAYRLPRDVVQRRPMSSTPGGSGENIVYALMCGGAFVGAVAYAYSTLSTDGARFNDRISEINARPKTEWVPKPWPPKTAEEEVAAEDAGEVEAAAEGEGETVVEEVAEVVAEVAEIVAEAAEEVAEAAEEVAEVAREVETVAEEVANAAEAVPQAAAEPAAEEPDSNVPLAAASALEVPKITEVIQDIDESLTAVEEATKPAEEATAPVEVSPVEEALVPVEAAPVVEEAPVEAAPFEEATAPVDVEEARVEAAPVEEAPVEAAPVEEAPVEAAPFEEATAPVDVEEAPVEAAPVEEAPVEEAPAPVEVVGEAPVEAAPFEEAPAPVEAAPVEEAPAPMEVVEEAPIEASPVDEEVLVPSEPEVTTALAEEPVSTAVEEVLATIAAEVASPMVVEEPAPETLAEAPEREYIVVVLEGTPKADKSPKVLGVGSMTGRIIPTPDDDTISASEGRRRLLRMQMQ
- the mgarpa gene encoding fibrous sheath CABYR-binding protein isoform X3, whose product is MFSCRAAWQKCGPLARKAAYRLPRDVVQRRPMSSTPGGSGENIVYALMCGGAFVGAVAYAYSTLSTDGARFNDRISEINARPKTEWVPKPWPPKSKDEGEAAEEEVAAEDAGEVEAAAEGEGETVVEEVAEVVAEVAEIVAEAAEEVAEAAEEVAEVAREVETVAEEVANAAEAVPQAAAEPAAEEPDSNVPLAAASALEVPKITEVIQDIDESLTAVEEATKPAEEATAPVEVSPVEEALVPVEAAPVVEEAPVEAAPFEEATAPVDVEEARVEAAPVEEAPVEAAPVEEAPVEAAPFEEATAPVDVEEAPVEAAPVEEAPVEEAPAPVEVVGEAPVEAAPFEEAPAPVEAAPVEEAPAPMEVVEEAPIEASPVDEEVLVPSEPEVTTALAEEPVSTAVEEVLATIAAEVASPMVVEEPAPETLAEAPEREYIVVVLEGTPKADKSPKVLGVGSMTGRIIPTPDDDTISASE